The Parafrankia irregularis sequence TCGGCCACTAACGTCGGCTGATGCAGCCGCTGAGCCAGGCCGAGGCCGTCGCGCGAGCCGAGCTCGTCCAGGTCCGTTCCTACGACGTCGATCTGGACCTGACCGGTGTGCCGGACGGCCCGCGGTTCACCTCGACGACCACGGTGTCGTTCACCTGCCGGGTCCCGGGCGCCAGCACGTTCGTCGACGTCAAGGCCGTCTCGCTGGATCTGGTCCGGCTCAACGGCAGGGAGCTCGACGCGTCGCCCGCGCCCGACGGCCGGCTTGTGCTGACCGACCTGGACGTCGAGAACACCCTGGTCGTCCGGGCGACGATGGCGTGCACGAACACCGGGGAGGGGCTGCACCGGTTCACCGACAGCGAGGACGGCGAGGTCTACCTCTACGCGCAGTCCTTCCTCGACGACGCGGCGCGGATCTTCGCCTGTTTCGACCAGCCCGACCTCAAGGCACCGCTGCGGCTGGCCGTGTCCGCGCCGGGCGGCTGGGAGGTGCGGGCGAACGGTGCGGGGAAGCAGGTGGCACCGGGCCGCTGGGAGTTCGAGCCCACCGCCCCGCTGGCCACCTATGTGGTCTCTCTGGTGGCCGGGCCGTATCAGGTGTGGAACCGCACCCACGACGAGGTCCCCCTGGCGCTGCTGTGCCGCCGGTCGCTCGCGCCCTTCCTGGAGGCGCAGGCGGCGGAGATCTTCCAGATCACCACCGAGTGCCTTGATCATTACCACGAGCTGTTCGGCATTCGCTATCCGTTCGGAAAGTACGACCAGGCGTTCGTGCCCGAGTTCAACATGGGCGCGATGGAGAATCCGGGCCTGGTCGTCTTCCGCGACGAGCTGGTGTTCCGGTCCGCGGTGACCGAGGCCGAACGGGAGCGCCGGGCCGTCGTGATCGCCCACGAGATGGCCCACATGTGGTTCGGCGACCTGGTGACCATGCGCTGGTGGGACGATCTGTGGCTCAACGAGTCGTTCGCCGAGTACATGGGCACCCGGGTGACGGCGGCGGCCACCGGTTTCACCGACGCCTGGACGAGCTTCGCGGTGGGCCGCAAGAGCTGGGGCTACGCGGCCGACCAACGCCCGTCCACCCATCCGGTGGCGCCGCCCGCCGTCGCGGACACCGCTGCCGCGCTGCTCAACTTCGACGGCATCTCGTACGCGAAGGGTGCCTCGGCGCTGCGCCAGCTCGTCGAATGGGTGGGGGACGAGGCTTTCCTGGCCGGGCTGCGCGCGTACTTCACCGCGCACGCCTACGGCAGCGCCACCCTGGCCGACCTGCTGGCAGCGCTGGAGCAGGCCAGCGGCCGGGACCTGGCGGGCTGGGCGCAGGCCTGGCTGCGCCGGCCCCGGCTCGACACGCTGCGGCCGCGGGTCAGCCTGGACGAACAGGGCGCCTACGCGGCGGTCGAGATCGTCCGGACAGAGCCGGCCGGGGAGCCCGCGGCGCGGCCGCACCGGGTGGGGATCGGGGTGTTCGACGCGCCCGGGGAGGGCGGTCCGGTGACGCTCGTGCGCCGGGCGACGGTCGACCTCGAGCCGACGGCCCCCGGCGGGCGCACGCCGGTGCCGCAGCTCGTCGGCACCCGGCCGGGCCGGCTGCTGCTGGTCAACGAGGGCGACCTGACGTACGCGAAGATCAGGTTCGGGTCGGAGGACCTGGCGCGGCTCGGCGCGGTGCTGGCCGAGCTCGCGGATCCGCTGGCGCGGTCCGTCGTGTGGTCCGCTGCCGCCGACCTGACCCGGGACGCGGAGTGGCCGGCGGCCGACTACCTGACGTTGGCGGCTCGGGCGTTGCCCACCGAACGCTCGGTCGCGGTGCTCGAGGACGCGCTCGGCTTCGCGGTCGGCACGGTCGTGCACTGCTACCTGCCGGACGGGGACCGCTCGGCCGCCCGGCGCGTGATCGTCGACGCCTGCCGGTCGGTGATCGACCGGGCTGCCGGGCCGGCCCCGGCCGGCGTGTCGGCCGGATCGGCCGGATCGGCCGGGGCCGGCGGTGCTGCCGGGCTTGGCGGTGCTGCCGGCCCTGGTG is a genomic window containing:
- the pepN gene encoding aminopeptidase N encodes the protein MQPLSQAEAVARAELVQVRSYDVDLDLTGVPDGPRFTSTTTVSFTCRVPGASTFVDVKAVSLDLVRLNGRELDASPAPDGRLVLTDLDVENTLVVRATMACTNTGEGLHRFTDSEDGEVYLYAQSFLDDAARIFACFDQPDLKAPLRLAVSAPGGWEVRANGAGKQVAPGRWEFEPTAPLATYVVSLVAGPYQVWNRTHDEVPLALLCRRSLAPFLEAQAAEIFQITTECLDHYHELFGIRYPFGKYDQAFVPEFNMGAMENPGLVVFRDELVFRSAVTEAERERRAVVIAHEMAHMWFGDLVTMRWWDDLWLNESFAEYMGTRVTAAATGFTDAWTSFAVGRKSWGYAADQRPSTHPVAPPAVADTAAALLNFDGISYAKGASALRQLVEWVGDEAFLAGLRAYFTAHAYGSATLADLLAALEQASGRDLAGWAQAWLRRPRLDTLRPRVSLDEQGAYAAVEIVRTEPAGEPAARPHRVGIGVFDAPGEGGPVTLVRRATVDLEPTAPGGRTPVPQLVGTRPGRLLLVNEGDLTYAKIRFGSEDLARLGAVLAELADPLARSVVWSAAADLTRDAEWPAADYLTLAARALPTERSVAVLEDALGFAVGTVVHCYLPDGDRSAARRVIVDACRSVIDRAAGPAPAGVSAGSAGSAGAGGAAGLGGAAGPGGAAGPNDAAGAGAGLVLAAARGLVWCAERPEVARLRGWLVGRDVPAGLVVDPDLRWRLLDRLVALDEAGEAQIAAELDNDPSSRGIEQAARIRAAVGDPAAKARAWRTVTADEAMSVRLVAATAQGFWQPDQGDLTDPYVERYFAELPRVAARRSPHTVRQVAAAAFPRYAVRPATLAAAESLLAGPDAGPVLSRVVMDAADDLRRAVAAREVHRRACPRGWPGVPAGDGAVSR